TCGGAGATGTGCACAAGGCCGTCGACCCCCTCGGGCAGCCCGACGAAGGCGCCGAACTCCGTGATGCCCCGCACCTGCCCCTCTATCTCCTGGCCGGCGCGGTAGCGTTCGGCGACCAGCTCCCAGGGGCTGGGCTTCAGCTGCTTGAGGCTCAGGGAAAGCCTCCGGTCATTCTTGTCGGCCCGGAGCACCAGGCACTCCACCCGGTCCCCCACGTTCAGGTACTTGGAGGGGTGCTTCGGCCGTGCGGCCCACTCTATCTCGGAGGCGTGCACCAGCCCCTCCAGGGCCTCCTCCACTTCCACGAAGGCCCCGTAATCGGTAATGCTCACCACCGTGCCCGAGACCCGCGAGCCGGGGGGGTACTTCTCGTCCACGTTGCTCCAGGGGTCCGGCATCTTCTGCTTGTACCCGAGGGTGACCTTCTCGGTCTCGCCGTCGTAGTTCAGTATCATCACCTCTATCTCCTGGCCGATTTCGAAGTGCTTGGACGGATGGGTGATGCGGCCCCAGGAGATGTCCGAAATGTGCAGGAGCCCGTCGATGCCCCCCAGGTCCACGAAGACGCCGTAGTCCGTGATGTTCTTGACGGTGCCCCCGAGGATGGCGCCCTCCACCAGTTTCGCCAGGGTTTCCTGCTTGAGCTTCTGGCGCTCCTCCTCCAGATACAGCCTGCGGGAGACGATGACGTTGGAGCGGCGGCTGTTGACCTTTATGATTCTTACCCGCACCGTCTGCCCGACCATGGAGTCCACGTCGCGAACGGGCCTGATGTCCAGGTGAGAGCCGGGCAGGAAAGCCTTGATGCCGGAGATGTCCACGAAAACACCCCCCTTGGTCTTGTCGCAGATAATGCCGTCCACGTCCTTCTGCTCCTTCAGGCACTCCTCGACGAACCCCCAGGACTTCACCTTGTTCGCCCTGTCCTTGGACAGCGCCACCATGCCCTCGGAGTCGACGATGGACTCGACATAGACCTCCATGCTCTGGCCCGGACGGAGCCCAGAAACCTCCTCGGGGGAGAATTCGTGTATCTTGACCATCCCCTCGGATTTATAGCCGATGTCCACGATGACCCCCTCGGGCTTTACGGAGACGATCGTGCCTTCCAGGATGGAGCCGGGCTCAACACCCTGAAAGGTATCGGCATAAAGTTTCTCGAGCTCTTCGTTCCTAAGTTCCATTACAGACACATCCTCCCATATCATGAATTCGATTTTTCACTTCATTTATGATCCAGTCAGGGGTCGAGGCCCCTGCCGTAAGTCCCACCCGCTCGGAGCCGTGGAACCACTCTTCCCTGATCTCCCCGGCGGTCTCGATGTGATGCGTACGGACCCCCAAAGAGGCGCACAGCTTGGCAAGCTGCGTCGTATTGGCGCTGTTCTTGCCCCCCACCACGACCATGACGTCGGACTCACGGG
The Nitrospirota bacterium genome window above contains:
- a CDS encoding 30S ribosomal protein S1, whose translation is MELRNEELEKLYADTFQGVEPGSILEGTIVSVKPEGVIVDIGYKSEGMVKIHEFSPEEVSGLRPGQSMEVYVESIVDSEGMVALSKDRANKVKSWGFVEECLKEQKDVDGIICDKTKGGVFVDISGIKAFLPGSHLDIRPVRDVDSMVGQTVRVRIIKVNSRRSNVIVSRRLYLEEERQKLKQETLAKLVEGAILGGTVKNITDYGVFVDLGGIDGLLHISDISWGRITHPSKHFEIGQEIEVMILNYDGETEKVTLGYKQKMPDPWSNVDEKYPPGSRVSGTVVSITDYGAFVEVEEALEGLVHASEIEWAARPKHPSKYLNVGDRVECLVLRADKNDRRLSLSLKQLKPSPWELVAERYRAGQEIEGQVRGITEFGAFVGLPEGVDGLVHISDISWTKHIRHPSEVLKKGQTVRAVVLGVEPEKERIALGMKQVQPDPWINDIPQKFCLGDECDCKVLRKTEFGIFVELDGEVEGLVYSSELPDEALSAEEGDTIQARIIKVDLANKKIGLSMRNVGGASQ